A genomic stretch from Streptomyces sp. QL37 includes:
- a CDS encoding glycosyl hydrolase → MQTSLSRPAAATILAIALAAVGLGPAASPAAAATIPAGSGSYTDSRPAGTSGPTTNTGAPVTPKLTAAARDKPVPTNDWWSSLAYQRYGDNPYSTPMYGHPLTYQATSGGLEVGYPTTPAIVGGGRQYEYAHKADLTVGLSGLNSPDTKADAWSDWTVTPYWSDGARTLRTTIGHGMPFVYAKGSGGDARITTAGTPTVFADNGNVLGITIAGHHYALFAPTGSDWNVSGSTITAGLGGKDYFSLAVLPSTDALATYRKYAFSFVTGSQVAWQSTGGTVKATYSLTTEAKEGAERGTLQALYRHQWLHTSDALTPYTYVSPRGTMKVRESASFTTSQKNQGVLPALPPSSGVDRARLTGYLNEVANASDPFSGAGDTYWTGKALGRLAQLVPVADQIGQTGIRDKLLGLMKGRLQEWFTAGGASEFSYDKDWKTLTGYPASYGSDTELNDHHFHYSYYVYAAAIVAQYDQAWAADSAWGTMVKTLVRDAANPSRTDAAYPFLRGFDVYAGHSWASGHQGFAAGNNQESSSESINLSAGLVLWGAATGDTGLRDLGSFLLTTESEAITQYWFDADQQVFPGSFGHDTVGMVWGSGGAYSTWWTANPEEIHGINVLPVTGGSLHLAREKEAIRRNIAEMQRENGGPAVEWRDLLWEFESLADPAAAKAKWDAGNAGYGPEQGESKAHTYHWISTLDSLGAPDMTVSGDIPTSAVFTKNGVRTYSAHNHGSTARTVTFSDGKTLSVPARSTATGTGTGGGDPDPGEPGPSTGNTFRLKSGGVLTTATDGAAGADTLASADGVNRDGTPYRPTVYEIKKVDGTLAAGASTSFRLRVDAGTKVGLAPQVRVSYDLTGDGTFDRTETFRYFATDPVAGWEEYTQAVGSRSVTGSLGALRGGTVRVEIWNALGSGTSQVQTGTDAAVVKIPYV, encoded by the coding sequence ATGCAAACCTCCCTCTCCAGACCAGCAGCGGCGACGATCCTGGCCATCGCCCTGGCCGCTGTGGGGCTGGGTCCCGCCGCGTCCCCAGCGGCAGCGGCCACCATCCCTGCAGGTTCCGGCAGTTACACCGACAGCCGCCCCGCCGGCACCTCGGGACCCACGACCAACACCGGCGCCCCCGTCACGCCCAAGCTCACGGCGGCGGCCAGGGACAAGCCTGTCCCGACCAACGACTGGTGGTCCTCGCTGGCCTACCAGCGGTACGGCGACAACCCGTACTCCACCCCGATGTATGGCCACCCGCTGACCTACCAGGCGACCTCCGGCGGACTGGAGGTCGGCTATCCGACGACGCCCGCGATCGTCGGCGGCGGACGCCAGTACGAGTACGCGCACAAGGCCGACCTCACGGTCGGCCTCAGCGGTCTGAACTCCCCGGACACCAAGGCCGACGCGTGGTCCGACTGGACGGTCACCCCCTACTGGTCGGACGGCGCCCGCACCCTGCGCACGACCATCGGGCACGGCATGCCCTTCGTGTACGCCAAGGGCTCCGGCGGTGACGCCCGCATCACCACGGCCGGCACCCCCACTGTCTTCGCGGACAACGGCAACGTCCTCGGTATCACGATCGCAGGCCACCACTACGCCCTCTTCGCCCCGACCGGCAGCGACTGGAACGTCTCCGGCTCCACGATCACGGCGGGCCTCGGAGGCAAGGACTACTTCTCGCTGGCCGTGCTGCCGTCCACGGACGCGCTCGCGACCTACCGGAAGTACGCCTTCAGCTTCGTCACCGGATCCCAGGTGGCCTGGCAGTCCACCGGCGGCACGGTCAAGGCGACCTACAGCCTGACCACGGAGGCGAAGGAGGGCGCCGAGCGCGGCACGCTCCAGGCGCTGTACCGCCACCAGTGGCTGCACACCTCCGACGCGCTCACGCCGTACACGTACGTGTCCCCGCGAGGCACCATGAAGGTGAGGGAGTCGGCCTCCTTCACCACCAGCCAGAAGAACCAGGGCGTGCTCCCCGCCCTTCCCCCGTCCAGTGGGGTCGACAGGGCGAGGCTGACCGGATACCTCAACGAGGTGGCGAACGCCTCCGACCCGTTCTCCGGGGCCGGTGACACGTACTGGACCGGCAAGGCGCTCGGCCGCCTCGCCCAACTGGTGCCCGTGGCGGACCAGATCGGCCAGACCGGCATCCGGGACAAGCTGCTCGGGCTGATGAAGGGCCGCCTCCAGGAATGGTTCACGGCGGGCGGGGCGTCCGAGTTCAGCTACGACAAGGACTGGAAGACGCTCACCGGCTACCCGGCCTCGTACGGCAGCGACACCGAGCTCAACGACCACCACTTCCACTACAGCTACTACGTGTACGCGGCGGCGATCGTCGCCCAGTACGACCAGGCATGGGCCGCCGACTCCGCCTGGGGCACCATGGTCAAGACCCTGGTCAGGGACGCGGCGAACCCCAGCCGCACGGACGCCGCGTACCCGTTCCTGCGCGGCTTCGACGTGTACGCGGGCCACAGCTGGGCCTCAGGCCACCAGGGCTTCGCGGCGGGCAACAACCAGGAGTCCTCCTCCGAGTCGATCAACCTCAGCGCGGGACTCGTCCTATGGGGCGCCGCGACCGGTGACACCGGGCTGCGCGACCTCGGCAGCTTCCTGCTGACCACCGAGTCGGAGGCGATCACGCAGTACTGGTTCGACGCCGACCAGCAGGTCTTCCCCGGCTCCTTCGGCCATGACACGGTCGGCATGGTCTGGGGCAGCGGCGGGGCGTACTCCACCTGGTGGACCGCGAACCCGGAGGAGATCCACGGCATCAACGTCCTCCCGGTCACGGGCGGATCGCTGCACCTGGCCCGTGAGAAGGAGGCCATCAGGCGGAACATCGCCGAGATGCAGCGGGAGAACGGTGGCCCGGCCGTCGAATGGCGCGACCTCCTGTGGGAGTTCGAGTCGCTCGCCGATCCGGCGGCGGCCAAGGCCAAGTGGGACGCGGGCAACGCGGGCTACGGCCCGGAACAGGGCGAGTCCAAGGCGCACACCTACCACTGGATCAGCACGCTCGACAGTCTGGGCGCGCCCGACATGACCGTCAGCGGGGACATCCCGACCTCAGCCGTCTTCACGAAGAACGGCGTCCGGACGTACAGCGCCCACAACCACGGCTCCACCGCCCGCACCGTCACCTTCTCCGACGGCAAGACCCTCTCCGTCCCGGCCCGCTCCACGGCCACCGGCACGGGCACTGGCGGCGGGGACCCCGACCCGGGGGAGCCGGGCCCGTCCACCGGCAACACCTTCCGGCTGAAGTCCGGCGGCGTCCTCACCACCGCCACGGACGGCGCGGCGGGAGCCGACACGCTGGCCTCGGCCGACGGCGTCAACCGGGACGGTACGCCGTACCGGCCGACGGTCTACGAGATCAAGAAGGTCGACGGGACGCTCGCGGCGGGCGCGTCCACTTCCTTCCGCCTACGGGTCGACGCGGGGACGAAGGTGGGGCTCGCCCCTCAGGTCAGGGTCAGTTATGACCTCACCGGCGACGGCACCTTCGACCGTACGGAGACCTTCCGCTACTTCGCGACCGACCCGGTCGCGGGGTGGGAGGAGTACACCCAGGCCGTGGGCTCCAGGTCGGTGACCGGAAGCCTGGGCGCGCTCAGGGGCGGAACGGTCCGCGTGGAGATCTGGAACGCGCTGGGCAGCGGCACGTCCCAGGTGCAGACCGGAACGGACGCGGCGGTCGTGAAGATCCCCTACGTCTAG
- a CDS encoding RNA polymerase sigma-70 factor → MTRTAPDTGQGAFDRYRSLLFSVAYRILGTAADAEDTVQDAWIKWSAADRSQVADPKAYLARIVSNLAMDRLRSTRHKREVYVGPWLPEPILTSADTADTVMDAESVSMAMLVVLETLSPLERAVFVLKEVFDFSHAEIAEAVERSEASVRQAAHRAREHVRARRPRFTADRVQQRDATERFFTAATGGDMNSLMELLSPDVTLWTDGGGKVRQALRPVVGASTVAAWFAAIGTVTYQGVEPADMKAELVEINGGPGLVFSGAGRVIATVTFDFDEAGRISTIHNVANPDKLRAVGSGAPHPLRTR, encoded by the coding sequence ATGACCCGGACGGCACCCGACACCGGCCAGGGCGCCTTCGACCGGTACCGCAGTCTGCTGTTCTCGGTGGCCTACCGCATCCTCGGCACCGCGGCCGACGCCGAGGACACGGTGCAGGACGCCTGGATCAAGTGGTCGGCCGCCGACCGCTCCCAGGTGGCCGACCCCAAGGCCTACCTGGCGCGGATCGTGTCGAACCTGGCGATGGACCGGCTGCGCTCCACCCGGCACAAGCGCGAGGTCTATGTCGGGCCGTGGCTCCCGGAACCGATCCTGACCAGCGCGGACACCGCCGACACCGTCATGGACGCCGAGTCGGTCTCGATGGCGATGCTGGTGGTGCTGGAGACGCTGAGCCCGCTGGAGCGTGCGGTGTTCGTGCTGAAGGAGGTCTTCGACTTCAGCCATGCCGAGATCGCGGAGGCGGTGGAGCGGTCCGAAGCCTCGGTACGGCAGGCCGCGCACCGCGCCCGCGAACACGTCCGGGCCCGGCGCCCGCGCTTCACGGCGGACCGGGTGCAGCAGCGCGACGCCACCGAACGGTTCTTCACCGCCGCGACCGGCGGGGACATGAACTCCCTGATGGAGCTGCTGTCCCCGGACGTCACGCTGTGGACGGACGGCGGCGGCAAGGTCCGCCAGGCCCTGCGCCCGGTGGTGGGCGCGTCCACGGTGGCCGCCTGGTTCGCGGCCATCGGGACCGTCACCTACCAGGGCGTCGAGCCCGCCGACATGAAGGCCGAACTCGTCGAGATCAACGGCGGTCCGGGCCTGGTCTTCAGCGGGGCGGGCCGCGTGATCGCCACGGTCACCTTCGACTTCGACGAGGCCGGGCGCATCTCGACCATCCACAACGTCGCCAACCCCGACAAGCTGCGGGCGGTCGGCTCGGGCGCGCCGCATCCCCTCCGGACGCGGTGA
- a CDS encoding FAD-dependent oxidoreductase has protein sequence MNTQHETDRPAPHHVLILGAGYAGMAAAVQLSARAKRQKDVRVTLVNAQDHFTERLRLHMTATGQQVAELSIPELLDGTGTRFVRGWVTAVDADAKTVRIDDDRVLHYDTLVYGLGSVADTSAVPGVEEYAYTLNSPQDAEAVAHRLARLGSGTVVVGGSGLTGVESAAEIAEQHPGLDVVLLGRDEPGALMNPKAGAYVRSALDRLTVRVRGGADVVKVLPDSVELAGGESIPADLVLWTSGTRVSPLAAAAGLEVDERGRVVTDTTLRSTSHPDVYAVGDAAAVRQGYGVMHGTCQSGMPTGVHAAVSVIRALRGKRPKPFRFGYYHTPVSLGRHDAVVQFTRPDDSPRRMYLTGRSAARYKETVTASPWPTYVRMKKMPASGAFWPRGGRFTRIRGAR, from the coding sequence ATGAACACACAGCACGAGACGGACCGGCCGGCCCCTCACCACGTCCTGATCCTGGGCGCCGGTTACGCGGGCATGGCGGCGGCCGTCCAGCTGTCGGCCCGGGCCAAGCGGCAGAAGGACGTACGCGTCACCCTGGTGAACGCGCAGGACCACTTCACCGAGCGGCTGCGGCTGCACATGACCGCGACCGGGCAGCAGGTCGCCGAGCTGAGCATCCCGGAGCTGCTCGACGGCACGGGCACGCGGTTCGTACGCGGCTGGGTGACGGCGGTGGACGCGGACGCGAAGACCGTACGGATCGACGACGACCGGGTCCTGCACTACGACACGCTCGTGTACGGGCTGGGCAGCGTGGCCGACACCTCGGCGGTGCCGGGCGTCGAGGAGTACGCGTACACCCTGAACAGCCCGCAGGACGCCGAGGCGGTGGCCCACCGGCTGGCCCGGCTCGGCAGCGGCACGGTGGTCGTCGGCGGCAGCGGGCTGACGGGCGTCGAGTCGGCCGCGGAGATCGCCGAGCAGCACCCAGGACTGGACGTCGTGCTGCTGGGCCGCGACGAACCCGGCGCGCTCATGAACCCGAAGGCCGGGGCGTACGTACGGTCCGCGCTGGACCGGCTGACCGTCCGGGTACGCGGCGGGGCCGACGTGGTGAAGGTGCTGCCGGACTCGGTCGAACTGGCGGGCGGGGAGAGCATCCCGGCCGACCTCGTCCTGTGGACCAGCGGCACGCGGGTGTCGCCGCTGGCCGCCGCCGCGGGCCTGGAGGTCGACGAGCGCGGCCGCGTCGTCACCGACACCACGCTGCGGTCCACGTCCCACCCGGACGTGTACGCCGTGGGCGACGCGGCGGCCGTCCGCCAGGGGTACGGCGTCATGCACGGAACCTGCCAGAGCGGGATGCCGACCGGTGTGCACGCCGCGGTGTCGGTCATCCGCGCCCTGCGGGGCAAGCGGCCCAAGCCCTTCCGCTTCGGCTACTACCACACGCCGGTCAGCCTCGGCAGGCACGACGCCGTCGTGCAGTTCACCCGGCCCGACGACAGCCCGCGGAGGATGTACCTGACAGGCCGTTCGGCCGCCAGATATAAGGAGACCGTGACCGCATCCCCTTGGCCGACCTACGTCCGCATGAAGAAGATGCCCGCGTCGGGCGCCTTCTGGCCCCGTGGCGGCCGCTTCACCCGCATCCGGGGTGCCCGATGA
- a CDS encoding TetR/AcrR family transcriptional regulator has protein sequence MPDQTSQKPAGEGLRADARENRERILRAAREAFAAQGIDVPVAAVARRAGVGVATLYRRFPTREALVTEAFAEELTHCVSVLDEGLADPDPWRGFCTVIERVCLMQAADRGFTQAFLAEFPGQADFALERTRAEERLALLVRRAKDAGGLRQDFDPSDITLLLLANCGVAVGSGEEAAGASRRLAAYLLQAFRADRATPLPPPAPLGLDRIHERATPPHRM, from the coding sequence ATGCCTGATCAGACCTCTCAGAAGCCGGCCGGTGAAGGCCTTCGGGCCGATGCCCGGGAGAACCGGGAGCGGATTCTCCGGGCGGCGCGCGAGGCGTTCGCCGCGCAGGGCATCGACGTCCCCGTGGCGGCGGTCGCCCGGCGGGCCGGGGTCGGGGTCGCCACGCTGTACCGGCGGTTCCCCACCCGCGAGGCGCTCGTGACGGAGGCGTTCGCGGAGGAGCTCACCCACTGTGTGTCCGTGCTCGACGAGGGGCTGGCGGACCCGGACCCCTGGCGCGGGTTCTGCACGGTGATCGAGCGGGTCTGTCTGATGCAGGCGGCGGACAGGGGGTTCACGCAGGCGTTCCTCGCGGAGTTCCCCGGCCAGGCCGACTTCGCGCTCGAACGCACCCGCGCCGAGGAGCGCCTGGCCCTGCTGGTCCGCCGGGCCAAGGACGCGGGCGGGCTGCGCCAGGACTTCGACCCGAGCGACATCACCCTGCTGCTGCTCGCCAACTGCGGGGTCGCGGTCGGCTCGGGCGAGGAGGCCGCCGGAGCGTCCCGGCGCCTGGCCGCCTATCTCCTCCAGGCCTTCCGGGCCGACCGGGCGACGCCCCTGCCGCCGCCCGCCCCCCTGGGACTCGACCGTATCCACGAGCGGGCGACCCCGCCTCATCGCATGTGA
- a CDS encoding NAD(P)-dependent alcohol dehydrogenase → MNDMRAALYDSYGPPEVLYVGKVPVPALQQGEVLVRVHAASVNGGELYGRAGRLRLLTGRTFPKRTGIDFAGEVAEVDPAVTGLRPGARVWGVLPRTFGSAAEYIAVRPRNLAYAPENLGLVEAASLPVGTTAITALRAKAGLKAGERLLVRGAAGGVGSIAVQLGKALGAHVTGLAGTKNLDLVRELGADEAHSYATTGPSDLGRFDVIMDTVGTGLRSFRGLLAPGGRMVSISFDIDHIAASLGYMLASTAHGRGRVRFFSGNPTHDLLAELTRYAESGAVRPVVDTVHPLSGIAAAHRALEAGGVRGKHVIQVV, encoded by the coding sequence ATGAACGACATGCGCGCGGCGCTCTACGACAGCTACGGCCCTCCCGAAGTGCTCTACGTCGGCAAGGTCCCCGTACCGGCACTCCAACAGGGCGAGGTGCTGGTCCGCGTCCACGCGGCGAGCGTCAACGGCGGTGAGCTGTACGGCCGGGCCGGACGGCTCCGCCTGCTGACCGGCCGCACCTTCCCGAAGCGCACGGGGATCGATTTCGCCGGCGAGGTCGCCGAGGTGGACCCGGCCGTCACCGGCCTGCGCCCCGGCGCCCGGGTGTGGGGCGTGCTGCCCCGCACCTTCGGCAGCGCGGCCGAATACATCGCCGTACGCCCCCGGAACCTCGCATACGCCCCCGAGAACCTCGGGCTCGTCGAGGCCGCCTCCCTGCCCGTCGGCACGACGGCCATCACCGCCCTCCGGGCCAAGGCGGGGCTGAAGGCGGGCGAGCGCCTGCTCGTGCGGGGCGCCGCCGGGGGAGTCGGCAGCATCGCCGTCCAGCTCGGCAAGGCCCTCGGCGCCCACGTCACGGGCCTCGCGGGCACGAAGAACCTCGATCTCGTCCGGGAGCTGGGCGCGGACGAGGCCCACAGCTACGCGACCACCGGGCCGTCCGACCTGGGCCGTTTCGACGTCATCATGGACACCGTCGGCACCGGACTCCGGTCCTTCCGCGGCCTGCTGGCGCCCGGCGGCCGCATGGTCTCCATCTCCTTCGACATCGACCACATCGCCGCGAGCCTCGGCTACATGCTGGCCTCGACGGCCCACGGCCGGGGACGCGTGCGCTTCTTCAGCGGCAACCCGACCCACGACCTGCTCGCCGAACTCACCCGGTACGCGGAGAGCGGCGCCGTCCGCCCGGTCGTGGACACCGTCCACCCGCTCTCCGGGATCGCCGCCGCCCACCGGGCCCTGGAGGCCGGGGGCGTACGGGGCAAGCATGTGATCCAGGTCGTCTGA
- a CDS encoding response regulator transcription factor: protein MIRVLVADDEPLIRAGIRMILSSADDIDVVAEAANGREAVELARSQRVDVALLDIQMPVMDGLTALTELRRAVPQVRVLILTTFGERQNVLRALTGGSAGFLLKDSAPAELMRAVRAAAGGEAYLSPGATRHVVDSLASGGATQRAEDARRRLEKLTGRERDVLALLGEGLSNADAGQRIHMSEATVKAYVSRILAKLECENRVQAALLARDAGLGV, encoded by the coding sequence GTGATCAGGGTTCTTGTGGCGGATGACGAGCCGCTGATCCGGGCGGGCATCCGGATGATCCTCTCCTCGGCCGACGACATCGACGTCGTCGCCGAGGCGGCGAACGGCCGCGAGGCGGTCGAACTCGCCCGTTCCCAGCGGGTGGACGTCGCGCTGCTGGACATCCAGATGCCGGTGATGGACGGGCTGACGGCCCTGACGGAGCTGCGCCGGGCGGTGCCCCAGGTGAGGGTCCTGATCCTGACGACGTTCGGGGAGCGGCAGAACGTGCTGCGGGCCCTGACCGGGGGGAGCGCGGGCTTTCTGCTGAAGGACTCGGCGCCCGCGGAGCTCATGCGGGCGGTGCGGGCGGCGGCGGGCGGGGAGGCGTATCTGTCGCCGGGCGCCACCCGGCATGTCGTGGACTCGCTGGCCTCCGGGGGCGCCACGCAGCGTGCGGAGGACGCCCGCCGCAGGCTGGAGAAGCTGACGGGCCGCGAACGTGACGTCCTGGCGCTGCTCGGTGAGGGACTCTCCAACGCGGACGCGGGTCAGCGGATCCACATGAGCGAGGCGACGGTGAAGGCGTACGTGAGCCGCATCCTCGCCAAGCTGGAGTGCGAGAACAGGGTGCAGGCCGCGCTGCTGGCGCGGGACGCCGGCCTCGGTGTATGA
- a CDS encoding histidine kinase, translating into MWPAQRVVGEVFLSLVLALLGVGAGLLDDEGMAQSVGVGVLAGLLSLLRRGLPAAVLLAAAAGSAPFFGFAPLLLVVAWSAGRRIDGLGRACAVFALAYGLALGLTAAWESHASWSLLAVAGMFILVAIIVPGLAGRYWSQRRTLTDTLHEYNAQLLRERAMLVGQARMLERQRIAQDMHDSLGHQLALIAVHTGALEVDRELTGQQREAVGVLREASVAAMHELRDVVGVLRDGADTPPAGASARGEDPGAPARGVGGIDSLAETSRRAGAAVEIRRSGEVRPLATTADHAAYRVVQEGLTNAHKHAPGAPITIGLRYEPDSLVVEVANGPVAEPARGGVASGGQGLTGLEERARLVGGMVHAGPTADGGFRLAGVLPYTSPGDTRKTFVAPPDDFRAQNPAGPAGESDPVIDWNGLPKELAKAVNRTKRGNGIAIGCGVAALVVVVLVIAVVVAGVFLVREADKAMIEPEQYDAVTVGQSEDSVRDALPRGDSFMNTGPGEGAPPEPDGAKCLTLLSTEIGSSLAADPVFRFCFKDGKLIEKKSFEAG; encoded by the coding sequence ATGTGGCCTGCCCAGCGCGTCGTGGGGGAGGTCTTCCTGAGCCTGGTACTCGCGCTGTTGGGGGTGGGCGCCGGGCTGCTGGACGACGAAGGCATGGCGCAGTCCGTCGGAGTCGGCGTGCTGGCCGGGCTGTTGTCGCTCCTGCGTCGGGGGCTGCCCGCAGCCGTGTTGCTGGCCGCCGCCGCCGGTTCCGCTCCGTTCTTCGGTTTCGCGCCCCTGCTCCTCGTCGTCGCCTGGTCGGCCGGGCGACGGATCGACGGCCTCGGCAGGGCGTGCGCCGTCTTCGCGCTTGCTTACGGTCTCGCCCTCGGCCTGACCGCCGCGTGGGAGTCGCACGCCTCGTGGTCGCTGCTGGCCGTGGCCGGGATGTTCATCCTGGTCGCGATCATCGTCCCGGGTCTCGCGGGACGCTACTGGTCGCAGCGCCGGACGCTGACCGACACCCTCCACGAGTACAACGCCCAGCTCCTGCGCGAGCGGGCGATGCTCGTCGGTCAGGCCAGGATGCTGGAGCGTCAGCGCATCGCGCAGGACATGCACGACAGCCTCGGCCACCAGCTCGCGCTGATCGCGGTGCACACCGGCGCGCTGGAGGTGGACCGCGAGCTGACCGGGCAGCAGCGCGAGGCGGTCGGGGTGCTGCGTGAGGCGTCGGTGGCCGCGATGCACGAACTGCGCGACGTGGTGGGCGTGCTGCGGGACGGCGCGGACACCCCGCCCGCCGGGGCCAGTGCCCGGGGCGAGGACCCCGGGGCGCCGGCTCGTGGGGTGGGGGGCATCGACAGCCTGGCCGAGACGTCCCGGAGGGCGGGCGCGGCCGTGGAGATCCGGCGCTCGGGCGAGGTTCGCCCGCTCGCGACGACCGCCGACCACGCGGCGTACCGCGTGGTCCAGGAGGGTCTGACCAACGCCCACAAGCACGCTCCGGGTGCCCCGATCACCATCGGCCTGCGGTACGAGCCGGATTCGCTGGTCGTGGAGGTCGCCAACGGTCCGGTGGCGGAACCGGCGCGTGGCGGTGTGGCGAGCGGGGGCCAGGGGCTGACGGGGCTGGAGGAGCGGGCCAGGCTCGTCGGCGGCATGGTGCACGCGGGTCCCACGGCCGACGGCGGGTTCCGGCTGGCCGGCGTGCTGCCGTACACGTCGCCCGGTGACACGAGGAAGACGTTCGTCGCTCCGCCGGACGACTTTCGGGCGCAGAACCCGGCGGGCCCTGCGGGTGAGAGTGATCCGGTCATCGACTGGAACGGTCTCCCGAAGGAGTTGGCCAAGGCAGTGAACAGGACCAAGAGGGGCAACGGAATAGCCATCGGGTGCGGGGTGGCGGCTCTGGTCGTCGTCGTGCTCGTGATCGCGGTGGTCGTGGCAGGGGTCTTCCTCGTACGGGAGGCGGACAAGGCGATGATCGAGCCCGAGCAGTACGACGCGGTGACGGTCGGTCAGTCCGAGGATTCCGTCCGCGACGCGCTGCCCCGTGGTGACTCGTTCATGAACACCGGCCCGGGTGAGGGCGCACCGCCGGAGCCCGACGGTGCGAAGTGCCTCACCCTGCTCTCCACGGAGATCGGGTCCAGCCTGGCCGCCGATCCGGTCTTCCGGTTCTGCTTCAAGGACGGCAAGCTGATCGAGAAGAAGTCCTTCGAGGCGGGCTGA
- a CDS encoding DUF397 domain-containing protein, whose product MKLSSSDYDLSTASWHKSSYSGASGGDCLEVATWRKSTYSGGDGGNCLEVADGLPHVVPVRDSKVTDGPALVFRAPAWSAFVADLKRG is encoded by the coding sequence ATGAAGCTCAGCAGCTCTGACTACGACCTGTCCACGGCGTCCTGGCACAAGTCCTCATACAGCGGCGCGAGTGGCGGCGACTGCCTGGAGGTAGCCACCTGGCGCAAGTCCACGTACAGCGGCGGCGACGGCGGCAACTGCCTGGAGGTCGCCGACGGTCTCCCTCACGTCGTCCCCGTCCGGGACTCCAAGGTCACCGACGGACCGGCCCTCGTGTTCCGGGCCCCCGCGTGGTCCGCCTTCGTCGCCGACCTGAAGCGCGGCTGA
- a CDS encoding helix-turn-helix transcriptional regulator: MPGPKKLDPSSSPRALLGAELRHRREAVGLSQDDLGAPLFVSGSFIGQLEAGTRRMQEDQAQKLDEVLGAGGFFVRNCAALKKSKYPDHFAEAAEAEREAVTIKEYAPLLIPGLLQTEAYARAVFRAGLPTATEGAIDELVAARLERAQLLTDPTTPLVWVVLDEAVLRRESGGQAVMAAALRHIAALARGHRVIVQVLPFSAGAHMALEGPLKLMSFSGAPPLAYLQGLDTGQLRDDPATVSRYELTYDLVVASALSPEASLALIDSVAEDYDHEAQQL; this comes from the coding sequence TTGCCCGGACCCAAGAAGCTCGACCCCTCCTCCTCACCCCGCGCGCTCCTCGGCGCCGAACTCCGCCACCGCAGGGAGGCGGTGGGCCTCTCGCAGGACGACCTGGGGGCGCCGCTGTTCGTCAGCGGCTCCTTCATCGGACAGTTGGAGGCCGGCACGCGGCGCATGCAGGAGGACCAGGCCCAGAAGCTGGACGAGGTGCTGGGCGCGGGCGGGTTCTTCGTACGGAACTGCGCGGCCCTGAAGAAGTCCAAGTACCCGGACCACTTCGCGGAGGCGGCGGAGGCGGAGCGGGAGGCGGTCACCATCAAGGAGTACGCGCCCCTCCTGATCCCGGGGCTGTTGCAGACCGAGGCATACGCGCGCGCTGTGTTCCGGGCAGGTCTGCCGACCGCGACCGAGGGCGCCATCGATGAACTGGTGGCAGCCCGCCTTGAGCGGGCGCAATTGCTGACCGATCCAACAACGCCCCTGGTTTGGGTGGTTCTCGACGAGGCGGTACTGCGCCGCGAGTCGGGGGGCCAAGCCGTGATGGCCGCTGCACTCAGGCACATCGCCGCCCTCGCTCGGGGGCATCGTGTGATCGTGCAGGTTCTGCCGTTCTCCGCCGGGGCGCACATGGCTCTCGAAGGGCCTTTGAAGCTGATGTCCTTCTCCGGCGCTCCCCCGCTCGCCTACCTACAGGGCCTGGACACAGGGCAGTTGCGGGACGATCCGGCGACCGTCAGCCGGTACGAACTGACCTACGATCTTGTCGTGGCCAGCGCCTTGTCACCGGAAGCGTCCCTGGCCCTGATCGACTCGGTGGCGGAGGATTACGACCATGAAGCTCAGCAGCTCTGA